Sequence from the Fundulus heteroclitus isolate FHET01 chromosome 7, MU-UCD_Fhet_4.1, whole genome shotgun sequence genome:
ctttaaaccACAGCAAAGCTGTAATATAGTCGAGTGGTTTTTAACTTGTAACTTAGTGAGAATCTTAGTAAATATTGATACACCTAATAGAGAGGGGAAATATATTATCggagataaaatataataataaggATTTATAATGACAACAAATCCTTTACTGATGTTGTTTGTAACGTCTGGAAACTCTTAGTCTGATTGGTGACTGTTACATCTGCTGTTTGAACTGattttccttatataggaaatttttgaccaatctgtataatctgacccaatctgtataatatgattgaacttgactttgtaaagtgccttgagatgacatgtttcatgatttggcgctatataaataaaattgaattgaattgaattgaattttccACTGTTGGTGTCATAAGAGAGTTTATCAATtttgcatttacattttaaatttaatatatttatttggcaGCAAgtaagcttaattttttttttttagttttatgatgtttgtacatttctgtctgtgtgCGGCGATAGATAACCTAAAAAACTGGGATTCGTTTCTAAAAGCTTTTTATCCTGCCGTTACTCATAAGCAATAAAAACCACTTGGGATTTGAAGGCcagctttttgttgtttgtcttttttctgctttcttcagGGTTTGCTGGGTTGAATTTGCTGCAATGGTCGTGGTTTCAGCTCCTGCTTGACTTTCACAATCATGtcatgagaattttttttttctgctttactgtgaaaacttttttttaaaatgtaatccaAAAATAGCAGCAGATACTTGTCTGGTGCTGTTTaaccaaagaaaacatttcctaaatcaaaaaataaaagttttgtttttaaataattacaaaaatctACTGTTAGTGTTCCTGTGGAAATGCTGTTGAATCACGCTTCTGTTAGAGGTTATTGTAGGATAAAAACtcttatttagaaaataaaacattaagtaTTTCCCTCAGACCAGTTATTAAACCTGATACCTGAACTCACCTGTTCTGTCTTTCCTCACTCAGACCAGTACAAACCCCCCGTGGCCCACAGAGACCTGACCAGCAGGAACGTTCTGGTCCGATCCGATCTGTCCTGCGTCCTCGCCGACTTCGGCTTGTCCATGAAGCTgacaggaaccagaacctgtcGGCCTGGAGACGATGACACCATGGCCATATCTGAGGTCAGGTCACGTGACTGAACGGTGGTTAAGGTGAGCGGGATCATTTGGGCGGAGCTAACGGGTTGTGTTTGCAGGTGGGGACGGTGCGGTACATGTCCCCGGAGGTTCTGGGAGGAGCTCTGAACCTCAGAGACTGTGAATCGGCTCTGAAGCAGGTGGACGTGTACGCGCTGGGTCTGCTGTACTGGGAGAGCTTCAGGAGGTGCTCCGACCTGTTTCCAGGTAACCCCTGATCCCTCCTGTCCTTCCTGACCACGGCCCGCTCAGTCAGACTCACTGTGAATGCTTCGTGTGTTCAGGTGAAGCCGTTCCAGAGTACCAGCTGGCTTTCCAGGCCGAAGTCGGGAATCATCCGAGCTTCGAGGACATGCAGATCCTGGTGGTCCGGGAGAAACACAGACCCAGATTCCCTGAAGTCTGGAAGGAGAACAGCCTGGTCAGAGTTCCTGATTAGCTTTCTGTGTTCATGTTGACTCCTAACATCCTGAAGTCAGGGTGGAAAGGCCCGTCAGGACgtctaatttatttctgtttaaagtGACAGAGTCAGATAACAGAAAGTTTCAGCTTTCTTTTATCTGGTTCAGTCTGCAGCTGCTGTTTGCTGCTAATTTTCTGTGTGGTGTGATGTAGGCTCTGCGGGCCCTGAAGGAGACCATGGAGGACTGCTGGGACCAGGACGCTGAGGCCCGACTTACGGCTCAGTGTGCTGAGGAACGGCTGGCTGACCTGATCATTCTGAGCCCTCATACCGCGCTCCACAACCACAGGTACAGACCACCAACACACCTGTAACACACAGGTAACACAGCCACAGGTGTATGTGCAAAGCCACTGGGTTCCCCCgagaaaaaaggtaaaaataacagTTTGGAGTATAAAGCGTGtatatatttatgttatttgtacacatatatttacataaaatgcatcaaaaggGATTTGTTTTCAATTTCAGACCCTCCTAAAGTGATCCATGCTGGGTCTAAATCTGACGTTACTTTAACTTCCCACTGCTGGCAGTCAAGTTTTCTCTAAACTAAACATCCCTACTGAAGACCCAAAATCAGCTGATCTAAAATAACGCTATAGATGTtacataatataaaataaatgaaaccaattttagctttttttcttgaGAATTTCTACACAGTACAGAATGTCTGAGGCAGTCTTTAAAGGTCTGAAAACAagctttattttataatttttctttttttaagtatatagaaataaaaactgaaaactatttCTTATTCCCAGTtaaagataaaaatctgaatttctgagaaataaagtattttttttacatcgatttatatttattatctTTATCTTTCATTTTCCATATTACAATAGGAGTTTTTGATCACCTCACTGTTCATCTGTTCGAAGGCCTTTTTCAATTATGAAAGCGATTCTCAGTGctacacagccagacaggacatggttaaaaaaaaggtttaaaaacagttttgaacTGAAAAAATTATAGAAACCCTGCTGAGGCTGGATGGTTAACTAAGTTGGGAACTTAGAGCAGCCTTTTAGGTGTTTAACAGGTCAGTGATTGTTGGACACATTTCCTCTcatgaatgagtattttaaaagctctattaaaataataatagttataaGACATTAGTGCACGGCCACAGGTACAGACTGCTGCTGACAAACCTGTGTATGATTCCCTCCTCTGCAGGTCGGACATCTCTTTAGACGGTAATGAGCCTTGATCTGATTCAGGTGTTGGAGAatagacacatctaaaagttgtagGATAGTGACTATTGAGGCCTGGAGTTGGACAGCGCTTGTTTACTGATGCACACATCCATATTGCTCTCACATACTGAAATAAAAGCCAATCTTTCTAGTTATTATGATATGAATCACACCCTGCTATCAACAAAAGGTGGCACGTTATGATTACAGCTTTGCTTTAATATTAATATGAGATTATTACAGATTTTCTCTTCTCTAACTGGCTGACTCACACAGCAGCCATAAAGTTCCTGCTTTCTGTCCTCAGGAATCTGTCTCACAGCTGCTGGACTCCCCAGGTTGGCTCCTCTTCCTGCTACATCGAGGATCTCCGGGTGGGCGTGGTCAAGAATCTCCAGGGAGATGGGCATCCAGCATCGGTTGTCAGGACGACCATGAGTGGAGCAGAAGGTGGAGAGAAGAACAGGAACTGCATCAACCAGCAACGGCAGCAGGTAGAAGCTCAGCAGGTGACACATTAAACTCAAACCCTgattgaagacttttctgactactttctccatttttttctgtcagattcAAGCTCGTCCGGCCGCCTCAGACTGCAGCGTGATGACCTCCAGCAGCCTGAGGACAGACTCTGTCCTCTGCAGCGTCTCTGACCTAAACGGTAACTCACTGAACTCTGGAgcctaaaactgaaaaaaacatcagataaagtagggctggacgctaatttaataacaatatatatcgaatgatagacgtatattgatgatagaaaaaagggtaaatgaaaagttaaatagaagaacacttttccttcctttttgtattataatcatgtaggttaatattacagtcattacatcctcccaaccaatcacaacgcagacctaGGAAcactccgcccccttcaaagtgtttcaagttctttttttctttttttaaaactcgcagttttggtaaaaagttgattaaagggttgagtttaaattcagtgttctgtatctacaaataggttgctaagcaacaacataaaatggccagggctgcacttaaaatttatattttgagtttgttgataattatcgatcaacatgatttctattttatcgttgtgctttttttctatattgtccagcctaCATTTTTTTACTATAACTCCTGTCCTGTAGGGGGCGCTGCACCCAGTgttcctgtctgtctgcagctCACAGAGGCAGACCTGGAGGCCTCCAAGCTAGACCCAAAACAGGTACTAATACTTTAGAGGAACTAATACTTTAGTTCCtcttcagttcctcctcctcctcctcctccttccaaaCAAACATCTGTAAACATCTGTGTTTGCAGGTCCAGAAAAACCTGAGAAAAACCTCTCAGGAAAACCTGATGGAACATTCTCAGAAGCAGTTTGGATCAGTACCACAAACCTCCCTCCTGCATCACAGCATGGAGGTAAAACCTCTCAGTTACACTCTGTAccggaggagctgctgctgaacGCTGTAACACCTGTTCTGTTCATCCTGCAGGTCACCAGTCAGGAGGAACCAGGACCTCCCGCCTCCATCCAGCCGCTCCccaagcagcagaacctccccCAAAGGCCCACCAGCCTCCACCTGCTCCCCAAACCCAGCGAGTCCCGACAGAAGCCGGGAAGGCTCAGGTCGACCCACCGACAGGTATCACCCCCCATGATCTGATCAGAGAGAATCAGACCAATCAGGTTCCTCACAGTCCAGGCAGCAGTAACATGGGGCGTAAACCTTGTatagataaaatgtataaatctgATGATCAGCTCTCTTGAGTCAGTAGGATGCTGAGCTCAGCCGTAATGTTTCCAATGACTGTGAGGTTTGTattatcagccaatcagagagctcgttaatcagccaatcagaaaaagCTCCTCTGCAGGTGTCCGTCTGATTCTTTTATGCCTCAGtaacccaggatctcctgtgttccaggtggagacaggtGTGGCCAAGATGAACGCAGTTATCCCACCTGTAGAGCCACACCTGGTTACCACGGTTACCAAGATGAGGAGCAGCGCTGCAAACGGGCCTGAAGTCCTCTGTGCCTCCAGCAGCCACAGCTCCGGTGTTCCCGTCCTGGTGACCAATAAAacgagaggaggagggagaacAAACCCCGCAGGaccacaggaggaggaggaagaggatggaggaggaaggagaggaggagacggAGACAACCAGCTGAACCTGAGTCTGAACTTCAGTCCTGATGAACATGAACCTCTGCTGAGGAGAGAGCAGCTTCCTGCTGAGAGcgaccctcctcctcctcatcatcatcaccacggTCCACCGGGCCGAGCAGGAGGACGAGGATCCaactccaacaacaacaacaaccggCTCGCCCTGGGCTCCGAGCTCCACCGGCCCGCAGAGGTCAGCGTTCCTGAACCAGAATCTAAGAGCATTGGACCTCCAGCTGCAGTCTCAGATATGAAACAGAACATGCTGCCGGTCCATTCTGCTGACAGAGGTGAAGGCTCAGATACAGAAACATATCAGAAAGAAGTTAAAACTCTGACAGAGGAAGGCTTTCTACCGGGCCTACAGGGACAGAACTCAGCTCCTGAAGCAACATTGTCCAACGTTCAGACTTCAGAACCATCGAAAGCTCCTCAGAACCCAGCTTTAGCAGAAGTTTCAGCTACAGGAGCCCCACCTCTGGACGTCTCCATCCTGGACTCTAAAGCTTTGGATCCTGCTCCTGCAGAAAGTCCGGCATCAGAACCGGCGGATCTGCAGAATCGACCTTCAGAACCTCAAACCGTAGGTCTGCTGCAGCCCCAGCTCAGGCAGACCAAAAATAGGAGGCCAGAGCGTCCCTGTTCCCTGGATCTGTCCTCCTCCTGCATCTCATCAGGTGGGTCAGCATCAAATGGTTCTGAGATGAATCACTGCTCCACACCCAATGATCCAGTCCACATTCCCCTAGCCACTTAAATGGATCAGTAGTTCTCCTCAGAACTTCCTCTCTGTTTTAGTCAGGTTCTGTTTTCAGAGGAATGTTGTTGTCATGGAGGGAGGTTCTGCTAAATGGTGGACCCACTGTGATCCATTTCCTTTTACTGAatgtataaataacaaaaatgacaCACTTTAAGTCAGAAAAGCTGGTTTTAGCAGCAAAGAGCTGTTATCTCGACTCAGAGAGCAGGATGCTGGAGTAAAGATGACCAGGATTTCAACATCATGTCATGAATTCAgctccacctcctccatcagTCACTCTTTCAGCTTCTCAgggtttttggtttttgtttcagAGATCTGCAGGACCTGTCCGTCTTTCTCCGGCTGTTTCCTAATGACCCGTTCTCTTGTTCTCAGATGATGTTTCTGTGATGGACTATGGCAGTCTGAGCGCCACAGGAGAGAAGATCAAGCGGCGTGTGAAGACCCCATACACCCTGAAGAAGTGGCGTCCAGCCTCCTGGGTGGTCTCCACCGACAGGGACCTGGACCTGGAGTTTGAGTTCACCAGCAGTCAGGTCCAGGAGTCGTCTGGTCTCCACAGAGCAGGCGGCGCTGGTGTCCCTAGAATCAACCAGTCTAAGTCCAGCATGGCCGTGTTTCTGGTCGGAGGAGGAACCACGGCGACCACGACCTCCGAGCCGGACGGcatgacccggttctgaagagCCTGTGAGATCCAgagatgtttccttttttttaatcgtttTAACTTTTGTTGTTGGAGATAACGGTGATCTGTTCTGATGAAGaaacatctgacagaactgaTGCTGCAGCTTGGAGGAGGGATCATTTTCCACCATCATCAGCTGAGTTTCCATCAAATCTCTGAAACTCATCAGATGGAAACAGGAAGCAGCTCCCATCAGCAGGGAATAATGTGCTCAGTGTgctcagcagggggcgctgtggaCTACAAACCCACATGCTCAAAGATAAAATGGAGAGAAATCCACAGGACTTTACCCTGTAAGTGTGGAGCATGTTTGTTCTCTGGAAGCAGAAACAGACGATGAATCATTTGATTAAGTTCTTTATAAGTTTCTCTGAATATTATGCATAACCAACAGTGGCTGAGAAGGTCACTTTCTGAGGAAAAGATTCTCTGAATCCTAAACCCTTGCTGCTCACGTGAGATGACACCCCTCTTCTACTGAAAGGTAAAGCCCCATTCTGATTGGCCTTCCAGCTAGTGGGTGTggccatgtgttttttttaacctacctgAGTCACAGGCCTGCCCAGGAACCTGAATATCTGCAGCGTAGGACCAGCCTGCTGGTTTGGTTgctgaaaacaacaaacaccaGTCCCCACTGGGTTTGTGACTGGCAGACTGAATCAAAGTCACAGTGGgtttaataagatttttgacTTTCAAAAATAGCACACATTAGACCCGAACTCCTGTCCTGGTCCTGATGGCGAGTTCTGGTCCACTTCCTGTAGCTGCTAACATCCTGTTTGACCTTCTTGTTTAAGACTTCAGGGCCCTGGTCTGCAAAGCATTCTTATTGGCTGGTTCAGGCTGTTCAGCATCACAAAGCTGGTTTCCTTGTTATGTCTGTCGTCATGGTAACACGCTGGACACACAACCAGTCAGACTTATCACAGTAAATCCGCCTGCTGGACTGAGTGGTTCTTATCAAAACAGTGGGATTATTGCACAGAGATTCACTTTCTCTGACTGGTGACATCTGCAgcgttttaaaaatgtcagataAATTTGTCAGATAACCTTTAATCATTTAGCTGCCACATACATAAGTGtgttaattttaacatttttcttattccaacatttttttttacaaaacagtgATGCTCAGAGAAAGCAACCCCTGGTTGGATTCACTCAGTTAACTAGTTTTTAAGCTTGATCTTCACTGTTTGGGTCATTTAAGCCAAGCCTGCTTTGTTCTGCAGGGCCCAAAGTTAACAAGCACAACAACAAGAAATCCTTCAGGATTTCTGAACAGAAAGAGGAACAGGTTGATTTGGCTGTGATGTAATTTCCTGTTACGAAATTCTGACTTCTGATGTAAAACCTAACACAGCACTAAATGCACGGTGACCAGGTTCTCCTCCGTTTTGTGGTGAAGATGTTCTGGATGTGCTCCTGTTCTAACTAACTTGACACTGTGACATAGAACAACTGGTTCTGAAGCAATGAGGCTGAAGTTCATGTCTAGTTTGGACCATTTACTTCTAGATCTCTGTGTCAGTAATAAGAGAAAAGGTCCACATGGACCTTTGCGCTTTCAGATCCAGAAATaggcagaaaataaatattaaataatatgtGATATGGCCtgtggctgcacagtggcgtagtgggtagcgctgttgccttgcagcaagaaggtcctgggttcaagtacacccccgggtctttctgcatggagtttgcatgttctccctgtgcatgcgtgggttctctccgggtactccggcttcctcccacagaccaaaaacatgactgttaggttaattggcttctccaaattctggcgacctgtccagggtgtacctgccccttgaacactggagataggcaccagcacccctcgcgaccccatgagggatgagtgagtaagaaaatggatggatggatgtgatcTGGCCAAACAGGAGCCTGAAGACATTTTCACACTCTGTGCCAATTTTCAGGCATAAAACGGATTAAGACTATTTTAACATTTCTAACCAATAAAGATGTAAAAACCTGccaaaccagaaccagaactgaccTGCATTTGACACAACTAAAGAGGATGAGGTCACACTCATACATTCAGTTTGATCCGGACTGAAGGAGCTGTTAAGAGGCTTCATGGTCTGATTCTGTTGTTTAGAAAGGATCAGAACCACTTTGTTGATCCAGTCAGCGGGAGCAGAGAGGCTTTGATCCAgtcatgatttatttctttaggCACTTTAAACGTAGAGTTAGAGACTAATGAACACATGTTCACTTTTAGCAGTAAGAGCACCTAAGaagttacccccccccccctccccccacccccaagtACAGTCTGTTTGGATCAGATGACCAGAACACTGACTGCACTTCTGCTGGAGAATCCGTTGATTTTTACAGACTTTAAACAGAACTTCCTGGTGAGAACCAGAGAGAGGCACAACTAAAGTCTGAGGAGAAGTAACTATGGAGGAATAACAGCAGCTGGTGTTTTCCTTATAAGCCAGGAGGAGAACCTCTGATTGGGTCGGGTTACAGGTCCGATGAAGGCTGGACCCTGAGCAAGAGGGATAAAATTCAAACATCTAAATAGTCAGTACAGAGGAACAAATGCAATCCTCCTGGTGAGCTGCACCTTTAATCAACTCCCAGTTTGGCTCATTAACATCATGATCCAGTCGGTGGTAGATTAACAACCTTTAGAGTTTAGACTTAATGTGACTTTAAATAGTTTTAGTCCGTAAGGTTTAAATCGTGGATCCTTGGGATTCCAGCAGCTCACATTTTCtaccatgataaaaaaaataaactgttttcaacagaaaggtttaatgtcagacttttaaaaataaaataaaaaaacagcagaacatgaAACagatttcagttcagtttcatGTTTACTTTGAGCTTTTTCTAACAGGAGCTCTCCAgatgcagttgtttttttctgcagactGTGGCTGTTTTTTTATAGAAACTCCTGCAGCGATGcgtctgatttttattttggtctcatttctataaacttgtttaaatgtgcagttgCAGTAAAATAAGAGCATTTAGCGAACCTTACAGTAATGGTGTCAAACTGTTATTTAGGATCTGAAGATGCCTTCTCAGTTCTGTTtgcttatttttgtattttatacacTTTGTACTGTTTTTAGACGCTGCTGTGTGTACACCCTGAgaggtttttcatgttttacgtCTTATATGTGTGTCAGTGGTTCGGCCAGCGGACTGAGCGGaacttcagaaccagaactatgTTTGGTTCTCAGAGAACTGAAGCTGTTCTACCATCCAGGAACAGGACCTTATAAAGGAGGATTTTTATTAGAACTGTGGTGGTTGAGGACTTCCagctctggtgttttttttctccaggatGTCTCCACCAGTTCAGCTGCTGTTTACCGTCTACTGATAAACCCTCAGCAGCTCATTTTATAACCACTCTGTGCAGGTCGGTCTGCTGATGGATGACTCTACATTATAAACGGATCTTTCATAATACACAAAGGACCCGGGAAAGAAATCCACAGGGGCATCGttgtaaattagaatatctctggaatatgctggtgaagattctcagtcatccaggtcatggtcattccaaaaaaagtaaaaaacaaagcaactggacctGTTTTTCGTAGTTGGTTTTTCGTAGTTGGAGCTCCACAATGCTCTAGACTTTTGGAAttcagaaagcttcctggagaggaagcgaaacgtcttcaactacgaaaaacaagtccagttgctttgttttttactttttttggaatatctctggaattttaaaatatttctataatTCATTCAAAGGCAAACTCGTATAGATTCATTTCACACAGAGTAATGAGCAAAAAGGGTTCCTTTCTGGTTATTTTGAGGCTTggagcaaacaaaaaaacagctaattCTGTTTCTCAGAAACTTCAACTAATGCAGAAGGTTAAATATAACAGATTatcttatacaaagaggttagCCAACTGAGAACTGtccatttaaaatacagtacatGTTTTCAGTTCCTGTGGGATCGTAGTGAATGAATCGCTGCCTCAGTGGGTCGTGGCAGGGTTGAGCCTGCGCTTCTGCTGAGGGCTAAAGGCCTTTAAACGCGACCTTCAGCTCGTCTGCATTCTTcactctggtgtctctcatcttcctcctgacAGCAGCCCATAGCTGCTCGGGGGTTCAGGCCAGTTTGCAGTGATACAAGGGTCATCTAAATGGAGGACTACCAAGcaacagtccagtccttttcTTCTTAGCCGAGGCAAAAGGTTGCTCAAGTTGTCTCTGTTTATTACATTTATGGCTCATGACCAGTTGTGGATATATCTGTGTGTCAGAGTCTTGCAAATCTCCCATTAACTGTCAATTtaggcttttttccccctcaatcCTATCAAGGCTGTGGATATTTATTGCTTCTGCACCCTTTAtccttccactgaactttccaTTATTGTTCCAGGATACAGCACTCCGACCAGGCAGCTTCTTTAAGAGTTACCCTTTTTCTGGGTTATCCTCTCTGTGGAGGATGTCGGTGGCTTTCTGCTAGAGAACTGACTGCTCAGTGGAATATTATAATTAAAGTAGTTTTCTGAGAAACAGAGTTGGGcattttcttaagctgtaaTAATACAAACCTAATTtccaaaattaacaaaaataaatacttgaaaTCTATCAGTATGTGTGCAATGAATCTATATGAGGTTCAATTTCTTATTAAATTAGTAATATCAAGTAACTTTGATGATATTCTACTATATTGAGATATGCCTGGAAATGATCCCACAGCGCTGCTAGTTAAGTATGTATgttagaggggaaaaaacattttaaataacagaCAGCAGCAAAACATGTGCATtaggttttattattattacaaaatgtaaaaggaaaaaaaaaaacatgtgaaagtTAGATTTTCCAGAAGTTTCTTTATTAGCTGTTATCTACTGAACTGAAATCACAGTTTGCTGCTGAATTTCCCTTTAAAGTCTTTACTGTAGCTCTCATATTTGTAATTAATTATACTTCTCTGCATCTGTATAAACACATTTAGAGTTAATATATTCACCACTGTAGCCTCGTGCATGAAGCATCAGctcagtaaaatgttttatgttttgaacACTATGGGTTTAAAGggggctggttctggttcagctcTTCTTCTGGACTCGGCTCTCAACACAACCTGCTGCTGATCCTTCATCCGCTCCTCTAATGGAAACAAGATCCTTCAGTTCTTTAAATAGCCCTTCACTCAACGCCTGCTGTCCTCTGATTGGTCGGCATCAGAGCCTCAGTTGGCGGAGTGAGCTGGACTGTAGTTAAAAATCCAGATATGCTCCCTTTAAGCCTGCCGGTGTTCATCCATCATGTCCCGCTTGCTGTTTGACAGAACCGGTGGACTCTGATCATCAGCGTGATGATGATGTAGATGTAACCTGATATGTACTTGCTGTGTGTGTCCTCTGAAGGTTCAGGGATGTCTGATATGTCGtcgtgtgtttctgtgtgtttctgtccgACACTTTCCCTTCAGTGTAAATACCCACTGTAAGCTTCCATAGTGGACCAAGTAGCCCCAGCCGTATCCGGTCAGCCTCGTATTCCTCAGCTGCTCACGGTTAGAACGTGTATCTTCTTCACTGCATGCTGCCTCGTCCTGCAAACCATCCCTTAACCAAGATCATATCTTCATGgagagactaaaataaaaagttggaGCTTTAAGTTCATCATTACATTACGTCAAATTGTTTCAGAGTGTTTCTTTATGTCACGAAGGTCATTTTTCTACAACCAAGGTGAGGAGTTTGGCTGCTCTGGAGAAATTCAAGGCAGCATCGCTGATCCTCCAGATAACGAAGAGTAAGCAGAGAACATCCAACAAGGATACCCTGGTAGAGAGGGGTCTCAGATTTATTCCAACTAGGAGCAGATCCTGGACTTGTTCTTAGAATCCAAACCAAAAAGCTGGAGGAAAAATCTGAGGTATAAGAAGTCTGGACATTTCTTGATACATTTCCAGCTGGCACAGATTACTGAATAcacagagggatggatggagcttATCTATATAAATCCACTATGCCTTGTATATGTTTATAAAACTTAATAAAGTGGTAAACCTGGGGCCTAGATTAATAATAAAGTTTTGGGGTTTTATAAGACAAAACATCTTTGCCCAGAATAATTACAACAATTGTCATATTTGTTGGTCATAAAGAGTAACGGCAGCTTTAATGTGACTGCTAAAATTTGACCAATTATCTCTGTGAAAGGAAGGCCAAAAATTAGCaatgtgcaaagaaaaaaactttgtgatccaaagttttagtttttgagttacaaaatgatcattttgcattggaaaaaaagtgaaagttgGAAACTTTTCTAGGTGTAGTAAAAACTATAATGATCTGCTCCTTTAAGGGATCACCTGTCTGACGTCAGAATGCCACGGCTAACAGCAGGAAGCATCTCAGTCAGTTTGTTTATTCTCCTGCAGTTATTTTACTCAATCATTTCAGTCATCTGTTCCCTCTGTGGAAGTGTGACCCTTGAACTGGTGATGGCCAAATTAAGCTTCATGAAGCAACGAAGCCCGTTGCTTCATTCAAGTGGTGCCGTAAAGAGGGGGAAAGTCAAGAGAATTCTTATAAAGAAAATTGTATGCATATGTATCAGCTTTAGAAATGACTTTG
This genomic interval carries:
- the LOC105915540 gene encoding bone morphogenetic protein receptor type-2; its protein translation is MWAQFLQRPNMAASALTVCVLVLLLAGIRGLQLEDREERICAFTNSLKGAEPVSTNELRGEVQENGTIRCSRGSRCYALWERQADGEMQLLNQGCWMHVGNHQECYGDRCILVTATPSQMQKASYRFCCCSHDLCNTNYTEAPPTADTPALRPMRRDDLSLSHTDRQLTVKETALVALVTVAIAALLIMAMFLGYRMMKRKQKHGLSAVNMMEAANSESVVDLDNLKLLELIGRGRYGSVFRGSLNERCVAVKVFSSANRPNFSNERFIYRLPLLQQHDNIARFLAADEKTTAEGRPEFLILMEYYPHGCLSQYLSLHTVDWLTCCRMAHGVTRGLAFLHTELYRGDQYKPPVAHRDLTSRNVLVRSDLSCVLADFGLSMKLTGTRTCRPGDDDTMAISEVGTVRYMSPEVLGGALNLRDCESALKQVDVYALGLLYWESFRRCSDLFPGEAVPEYQLAFQAEVGNHPSFEDMQILVVREKHRPRFPEVWKENSLALRALKETMEDCWDQDAEARLTAQCAEERLADLIILSPHTALHNHRNLSHSCWTPQVGSSSCYIEDLRVGVVKNLQGDGHPASVVRTTMSGAEGGEKNRNCINQQRQQIQARPAASDCSVMTSSSLRTDSVLCSVSDLNGGAAPSVPVCLQLTEADLEASKLDPKQVQKNLRKTSQENLMEHSQKQFGSVPQTSLLHHSMEVTSQEEPGPPASIQPLPKQQNLPQRPTSLHLLPKPSESRQKPGRLRSTHRQVETGVAKMNAVIPPVEPHLVTTVTKMRSSAANGPEVLCASSSHSSGVPVLVTNKTRGGGRTNPAGPQEEEEEDGGGRRGGDGDNQLNLSLNFSPDEHEPLLRREQLPAESDPPPPHHHHHGPPGRAGGRGSNSNNNNNRLALGSELHRPAEVSVPEPESKSIGPPAAVSDMKQNMLPVHSADRGEGSDTETYQKEVKTLTEEGFLPGLQGQNSAPEATLSNVQTSEPSKAPQNPALAEVSATGAPPLDVSILDSKALDPAPAESPASEPADLQNRPSEPQTVGLLQPQLRQTKNRRPERPCSLDLSSSCISSDDVSVMDYGSLSATGEKIKRRVKTPYTLKKWRPASWVVSTDRDLDLEFEFTSSQVQESSGLHRAGGAGVPRINQSKSSMAVFLVGGGTTATTTSEPDGMTRF